Proteins encoded within one genomic window of Bernardetia sp.:
- a CDS encoding ABC-F family ATP-binding cassette domain-containing protein: protein MAAINLISGEHLSKTYGDRFLFKDLNFGISQGEKVALVGRNGAGKSTLLKILAKVNAPDKGDVSLRQGVRVGYLAQDPDLPENKTIWEAIVQADSAVITAIRRYENAILPENIDNTEAMEKAMGEMERLDAWAYDAKIKEITSKLGLDDTQKTIAELSGGQKKRVALAKLLLDEPDLWLLDEPTNHLDLATIEWLENYWASASTTLLLITHDRYFLDKICNRIFELDNGHIYRYEANYAQFLELKSERIAQAHTEADKAHQHMKKELEWIRRQPKARGTKAKYRVEAFEDVKQKAHNRPDEQKMNIEFGAKRQGKKIIELHDVGFEYATDKGTQTILKKFNYKFVRGERIGIIGKNGAGKSTFLSLLTGEIEPQKGRIEKGENTHFGYYTQMPPTFDDSMRVIEVIQQIGEMATVSEGHQVSASQLLTQFNFPPAQQYKNVGTLSGGEKRRLQLLQILIKMPNFLILDEPTNDLDLQTLSVLEEFLSNYGGCLILVSHDRYFLDNLVEHLFVFEGEGKIRDFNGNYTDYREEEAEKLKEAQNQTKKNTQVATSNKVKTTSNKLTFKEKQELETLEKDIEKLTLQKEEIVELMNSGETDYDKISKWSSEMETIVNSLDEKEMRWLELSEKE from the coding sequence ATGGCAGCTATCAATCTTATTTCAGGCGAGCATCTTTCCAAAACATATGGAGACAGATTTCTATTCAAAGATTTGAATTTTGGAATCTCACAGGGCGAAAAAGTAGCATTAGTAGGAAGAAATGGAGCAGGAAAATCTACACTTTTAAAAATATTGGCGAAAGTAAATGCGCCAGACAAAGGAGATGTAAGTTTGCGTCAAGGCGTGAGGGTTGGTTATTTGGCGCAAGACCCAGACTTGCCAGAAAACAAAACGATATGGGAAGCCATCGTACAAGCTGATAGTGCTGTTATTACTGCTATTCGAAGGTATGAAAATGCTATTTTGCCTGAAAATATAGACAATACAGAAGCTATGGAAAAGGCAATGGGCGAGATGGAACGCCTAGATGCGTGGGCGTATGATGCCAAAATCAAAGAAATTACGTCAAAATTAGGTTTAGACGATACACAAAAAACGATTGCAGAGCTTTCTGGTGGGCAGAAAAAACGTGTAGCACTAGCCAAACTTCTCTTAGACGAACCCGATTTGTGGCTTTTAGATGAGCCTACCAACCACTTAGATTTGGCAACTATTGAATGGCTAGAAAACTATTGGGCTTCTGCCAGTACAACCCTACTTCTCATTACTCACGATAGATATTTCTTAGATAAAATCTGTAATCGTATTTTTGAGCTGGATAATGGACATATTTATCGCTATGAAGCTAATTATGCACAGTTTTTAGAATTAAAGTCTGAACGAATTGCACAGGCACACACAGAGGCAGACAAAGCCCACCAACACATGAAAAAAGAGTTGGAATGGATAAGAAGACAGCCAAAAGCAAGAGGAACAAAAGCAAAATATAGAGTAGAAGCCTTTGAAGATGTAAAACAGAAAGCTCATAACCGTCCAGATGAGCAGAAAATGAATATTGAGTTTGGAGCAAAGCGTCAAGGTAAGAAAATCATAGAACTACACGATGTTGGTTTTGAATATGCAACAGATAAGGGAACTCAAACCATTCTAAAAAAATTTAATTATAAGTTTGTCAGAGGCGAGCGTATTGGAATTATTGGGAAAAATGGCGCAGGAAAATCAACGTTCTTATCGCTCTTGACAGGAGAAATAGAGCCACAAAAAGGTCGCATCGAAAAGGGTGAAAATACTCATTTTGGTTATTATACACAGATGCCCCCTACCTTTGATGATTCTATGCGTGTGATTGAGGTTATTCAACAGATTGGAGAAATGGCGACAGTTTCTGAGGGGCATCAAGTTTCGGCTTCTCAACTTCTCACACAGTTCAATTTCCCACCTGCACAGCAATACAAAAATGTAGGAACACTTTCTGGAGGAGAAAAAAGACGTTTGCAGCTTTTACAGATTCTTATCAAGATGCCAAATTTTTTAATCCTTGATGAGCCTACCAACGATTTGGATTTACAGACACTCTCTGTTTTGGAAGAATTTTTATCTAATTATGGTGGATGTTTGATTTTGGTTTCGCACGATAGATATTTCTTAGATAATTTGGTAGAACATCTTTTTGTATTTGAAGGAGAAGGAAAAATCAGAGATTTTAATGGAAACTACACTGATTATAGAGAAGAAGAAGCCGAAAAATTAAAAGAAGCTCAAAATCAAACTAAAAAAAATACGCAAGTAGCAACTTCAAATAAGGTAAAGACAACTTCTAACAAACTAACTTTTAAAGAAAAACAGGAGTTGGAAACTTTAGAAAAAGATATTGAAAAACTGACTTTACAAAAAGAGGAAATCGTAGAGCTAATGAATAGTGGAGAAACCGATTATGACAAAATTTCTAAGTGGAGTTCTGAAATGGAAACTATTGTAAATTCATTAGATGAGAAAGAAATGCGTTGGTTAGAGCTTTCTGAAAAAGAGTAA
- a CDS encoding ArnT family glycosyltransferase has translation MFILIIGSVYFFTKTSYDYYTLIFSPYQQEYREAVTTLATKLLLENENPYRIENQPEYAQAYGIIQNFIAYPFAYFFGSTLITHRIVTFIGIVLSCMIIILWLVRLNIPLLVAFAATLTLYISFYYNVLPLNRPDSWGLFFMLTSIYVPVRYNYSSKSLFSSILLGLLAFYTKSYFILGVVSMGSFVFLFISKKKGLIYTSVFLVSFAISIYVVSHFYPLFFYLTVLSFLNYATEGSWAYVIKQILTFFYVNKFLFLSVLTSFSSLLFLAYKKKHFTNYKISFDFVSLEKGVFKMNISYENALIVYVFFVMFLIVSIFLGKNDGAFLTYYFTHTTPFLILFALMFLYKVGNKLIIPVGLLLIVSNLWSVQKLMYSPKLSEDEKKQWKIAEQYIKNSNHVIGSPVVANLIKENDNKVYFQGLSKQFMYISDVKSSSLKSIFPRYKEVEAVTKQFYVEIDSNITHQNFDLIVMEKGSSIVSDNRSIEKYYLKKDTINLAMPFTAQVYRLEFWKPKDKQ, from the coding sequence ATGTTCATTTTAATTATAGGAAGTGTTTATTTTTTTACAAAAACTTCATATGACTATTACACTCTCATTTTCTCTCCTTACCAACAAGAATATAGAGAAGCTGTTACTACTCTTGCTACCAAATTATTGTTAGAAAATGAAAACCCTTATAGAATTGAAAATCAACCAGAATATGCCCAAGCATATGGAATAATACAAAACTTTATAGCCTACCCTTTTGCATATTTTTTTGGAAGCACTCTAATAACCCATCGGATAGTTACTTTTATTGGCATTGTACTAAGTTGTATGATAATTATCCTTTGGCTTGTAAGATTGAATATTCCTTTACTTGTAGCTTTTGCAGCCACACTTACATTATATATTAGTTTTTACTACAATGTTTTGCCTCTCAATAGACCTGACTCTTGGGGTTTATTTTTTATGCTTACCTCTATCTATGTTCCTGTAAGATACAACTATTCTTCAAAGAGTCTTTTTAGTAGTATTTTATTGGGATTACTCGCATTTTATACAAAGTCCTACTTTATTTTAGGAGTAGTTAGTATGGGTAGCTTTGTATTTTTATTCATTTCAAAAAAGAAAGGTTTAATTTATACATCTGTTTTTCTTGTTAGTTTCGCTATCTCTATTTATGTTGTTAGTCATTTTTATCCATTATTTTTTTACTTGACAGTTCTCTCATTTCTCAATTATGCTACTGAAGGAAGTTGGGCATATGTAATAAAACAAATTCTGACTTTTTTTTATGTAAATAAATTCCTTTTCTTATCTGTACTTACTAGCTTTTCTAGCTTATTGTTTTTAGCATATAAAAAGAAGCATTTTACCAATTATAAAATATCTTTTGATTTTGTTAGTTTAGAGAAAGGAGTATTCAAGATGAATATTTCTTATGAGAATGCATTGATTGTGTATGTGTTTTTTGTAATGTTTCTGATTGTATCAATTTTTCTAGGAAAAAATGATGGTGCTTTTCTTACTTATTACTTTACTCATACTACCCCCTTCCTTATTTTGTTTGCTTTAATGTTTTTATACAAAGTAGGAAACAAATTAATAATCCCTGTTGGGCTACTTCTCATTGTATCAAATTTATGGAGCGTACAAAAGCTAATGTATTCTCCTAAACTTTCAGAAGATGAAAAAAAACAATGGAAAATTGCAGAGCAATATATCAAGAATAGCAATCATGTGATAGGCTCTCCTGTTGTTGCCAATTTGATAAAAGAAAATGATAATAAAGTATATTTTCAAGGTTTATCAAAACAGTTTATGTATATTTCTGATGTAAAATCTTCAAGTTTAAAATCTATTTTCCCAAGATATAAAGAAGTGGAAGCAGTTACCAAACAGTTTTATGTAGAAATTGATAGCAATATCACACATCAAAATTTTGATTTGATTGTAATGGAAAAAGGTTCTTCTATTGTTTCTGATAACAGGAGTATAGAAAAGTATTATCTCAAAAAAGATACGATAAATTTGGCAATGCCCTTTACAGCACAAGTGTATAGATTAGAATTTTGGAAACCAAAAGACAAACAATAA
- a CDS encoding metal ABC transporter solute-binding protein, Zn/Mn family, which translates to MNFLKIILFFIVLLTFSLSSCIEKKSEQTSETAQNSSKKLEIVCTTGMIADLVQNIVGGSANVVALMGVGVDPHLYKATQNDVSRLTEADMIFYNGLHLEGKMGEVLEKFASEKSVVALGEAIDKSKLREVGQNTYDPHIWMSVELWKQTIPLVVKELSKKQPDNAEYFEKQSDSYIQKLESLHEKVKKQILEIPQNQRVLITSHDAFYYFGKEYEMEVKALQGISTASEAGISDMNNLVNFIVEQKIKAIFVESSISPQAINAVLEGAKNKGARVELGGTLYADAMGEANTPQGNYIGMIEFNVNTMLEALK; encoded by the coding sequence ATGAATTTTTTAAAAATAATCTTATTTTTTATTGTTTTACTCACTTTTAGTCTTTCTAGTTGTATAGAAAAAAAATCGGAACAGACTTCTGAAACAGCTCAAAATTCCTCAAAAAAACTAGAAATTGTCTGTACAACAGGAATGATAGCCGACCTTGTACAAAATATTGTTGGAGGTTCTGCCAATGTGGTGGCACTTATGGGAGTGGGTGTCGACCCACATTTGTATAAGGCTACTCAAAACGATGTAAGCCGTTTGACAGAAGCAGACATGATTTTTTATAATGGACTTCATTTAGAAGGGAAAATGGGCGAAGTCTTAGAAAAATTTGCTTCTGAAAAGTCTGTGGTAGCCTTAGGAGAGGCAATAGACAAATCTAAACTCAGAGAAGTAGGACAAAATACGTACGACCCTCATATTTGGATGAGTGTAGAGCTTTGGAAACAGACAATTCCTTTAGTTGTAAAAGAATTGTCGAAAAAGCAACCTGATAATGCAGAATATTTTGAAAAACAAAGTGATTCATATATTCAAAAACTAGAATCTCTACACGAGAAGGTAAAAAAACAGATTTTAGAAATTCCTCAAAATCAGCGTGTTTTGATAACTTCACACGATGCGTTTTATTATTTTGGAAAGGAATATGAAATGGAAGTAAAGGCATTGCAAGGCATTTCGACAGCTTCAGAAGCAGGCATTTCAGATATGAACAATTTGGTTAATTTTATTGTAGAACAAAAAATAAAAGCCATTTTTGTAGAAAGTTCGATTTCCCCACAGGCTATAAATGCCGTATTGGAAGGAGCAAAAAATAAAGGTGCAAGAGTAGAACTAGGAGGGACTTTGTATGCCGATGCCATGGGAGAAGCTAATACTCCACAAGGTAATTATATCGGAATGATAGAGTTTAATGTAAATACTATGCTTGAGGCTTTGAAATAA